The following are encoded together in the Phaseolus vulgaris cultivar G19833 chromosome 9, P. vulgaris v2.0, whole genome shotgun sequence genome:
- the LOC137821343 gene encoding probable beta-D-xylosidase 7, whose product MALSFTFATIIFLTLHTAHSSNPPFACDWSNPSSKSYPFCNPKLPIPQRTKDLLSRLTLQEKLSQLVNTAPSIPRLGIPAYQWWSEALHGVGSVGPGIRFNASISSATSFPQVILSAATFDSLLWYRIGRAIGIEARAIYNAGQAQGLTFWAPNINIFRDPRWGRGQETPGEDPLLTSGYAVSYVRGLQGDSFHGGKLRGHLQASACCKHFTAYDLDNWKGVDRFLFDARVSLQDLADTYQPPFQSCVQQGGASGIMCAYNRVNGVPSCADFNLLTKTARKEWHFRGYITSDCGAVGIIHDQQGFAKSSEDAVADVLRAGMDVECGTYLTDHAKSAVLQKKVSMSEIDRALHNLFSIRMRLGLFDGNPSSLPFGMIGPNHVCSKEHQYLALEAARNGIVLLKNSPTLLPLPKTSPSISLAVIGPNANASPLTLLGNYAGPPCKSVTILQGFQHYVKNAVYHPGCDGGPKCSSAQIEQAVEVAKKVDYVVLVMGLDQSEEREERDRIHLDLPGKQLELVNSVAEASKKPVILVLLCGGPVDISSAKYNHKIGGILWAGYPGELGGIALAQIIFGDHNPGGRLPVTWYPKDYIKVPMTDMRMRADPSTGYPGRTYRFYKGPKVYDFGYGLSYSKYSYEFVSVTHAKLHLNQSSTHLMVENSETVRYKLVSELGEQTCQSMSLSVTVRVQNHGSMVGKHPVLLFMRPKNQKSGNPVKQLVGFQSVMLDAGEMTHVGFAVSPCEHLSRANEDGAMIIEEGSQVLLLDDQEHPIDIIV is encoded by the exons ATGGCCCTCAGCTTCACCTTTGCAACCATCATTTTCCTCACTCTTCACACTGCTCACTCATCTAACCCACCATTCGCTTGTGATTGGTCAAACCCTTCCTCCAAATCCTACCCTTTCTGCAACCCCAAACTCCCCATCCCCCAAAGAACCAAAGACCTTCTCTCCAGACTCACACTCCAAGAGAAACTCTCCCAACTCGTCAACACCGCGCCTTCCATCCCCCGCCTCGGCATCCCCGCCTACCAGTGGTGGAGCGAGGCCCTTCACGGCGTAGGAAGCGTTGGCCCCGGCATCCGCTTCAACGCCTCCATCTCCTCCGCCACCAGCTTCCCTCAGGTCATCCTCAGCGCAGCCACCTTCGACTCCCTCCTCTGGTACCGCATCGGACGCGCCATTGGGATCGAAGCCCGCGCAATCTATAATGCAGGCCAGGCCCAGGGGCTCACCTTCTGGGCTCCCAATATTAACATCTTCAGGGACCCGCGATGGGGCCGAGGACAAGAGACACCCGGCGAAGACCCTCTCCTCACTTCTGGCTACGCAGTTTCCTACGTCAGAGGCCTCCAAGGAGACTCCTTTCACGGAGGCAAGTTGAGGGGCCACCTTCAAGCCTCCGCCTGTTGCAAACACTTCACGGCTTACGATCTTGACAATTGGAAGGGCGTGGATCGCTTTCTCTTCGACGCTCGC GTGAGTTTGCAAGATTTAGCGGACACATACCAGCCTCCGTTTCAGAGTTGCGTACAGCAAGGAGGGGCCAGTGGGATCATGTGTGCTTACAACCGCGTGAACGGGGTTCCGAGCTGTGCGGATTTCAACCTGTTAACCAAAACAGCCAGAAAAGAATGGCATTTCCGTGGCTATATTACGTCGGATTGTGGGGCAGTGGGGATCATTCATGACCAGCAAGGATTTGCAAAATCATCGGAGGATGCTGTAGCTGATGTTCTTCGTGCTG GGATGGATGTGGAATGTGGTACTTATTTGACGGATCATGCTAAATCCGCAGTGCTGCAGAAAAAAGTATCCATGTCTGAAATAGACCGTGCCCTTCACAACCTGTTTTCTATTAGAATGAGGCTAGGCCTGTTTGATGGAAATCCAAGCAGTCTTCCATTTGGCATGATTGGTCCCAATCATGTATGTTCCAAAGAGCACCAATATCTGGCTCTTGAAGCTGCAAGAAATGGCATTGTCCTCTTAAAAAACTCTCCCACACTTCTACCACTTCCAAAAACAAGCCCCAGCATTTCCTTAGCAGTGATAGGTCCCAATGCCAATGCTTCTCCACTAACTCTTCTTGGAAACTATGCTGGCCCTCCTTGTAAATCTGTGACCATATTGCAAGGGTTTCAGCACTACGTTAAGAACGCCGTTTATCATCCTGGCTGTGATGGTGGACCAAAGTGTTCTTCGGCTCAAATTGAGCAGGCAGTGGAAGTTGCAAAAAAAGTGGATTATGTGGTGCTGGTTATGGGATTGGATCAAAGTGAAGAGAGGGAAGAACGTGATCGCATTCATCTAGACTTGCCAGGCAAGCAACTTGAACTCGTCAACAGCGTTGCTGAAGCTTCTAAGAAACCAGTTATTTTGGTGCTGCTTTGTGGAGGGCCTGTAGATATTAGTTCAGCCAAGTATAACCACAAAATTGGAGGCATCCTCTGGGCAGGTTATCCCGGAGAACTTGGAGGCATTGCACTTGCACAAATTATCTTTGGGGACCACAACCCAG GAGGAAGACTGCCAGTTACTTGGTACCCAAAAGATTACATCAAAGTACCCATGACAGACATGAGAATGAGAGCTGATCCTTCTACTGGCTATCCTGGGAGAACTTACCGATTTTACAAAGGTCCAAAAGTGTATGACTTTGGCTATGGACTAAGCTACTCAAAGTATTCCTATGAGTTTGTTTCTGTTACACATGCCAAGCTTCACTTGAACCAATCATCCACTCATTTGATGGTTGAAAATTCAGAAACCGTAAGGTACAAACTAGTTTCGGAGTTGGGAGAACAAACCTGCCAAAGCATGTCACTCTCGGTCACAGTGAGAGTTCAAAATCATGGAAGCATGGTAGGGAAGCATCCTGTATTGCTGTTTATGAGGCCTAAAAACCAGAAAAGTGGAAACCCTGTGAAACAGTTGGTTGGTTTCCAGAGTGTGATGCTTGATGCAGGGGAAATGACTCATGTTGGATTCGCGGTAAGTCCTTGTGAACATCTTAGTAGAGCAAATGAAGATGGTGCAATGATTATTGAAGAAGGGTCTCAGGTGTTGCTTTTGGATGATCAAGAGCACCCAATTGATATAATTGTTTGA